In Streptomyces ambofaciens ATCC 23877, a single genomic region encodes these proteins:
- a CDS encoding transglycosylase domain-containing protein, giving the protein MGRAEERRARQRGGRRAAPKRRRSSGAGGKSGIRRLFTWKKILGTFFGLCLLGMGAFIVLYMVIDIPEGNADAELQSNVYKYSDGTIMARDGERNREIVDLARIPKDVQRTFVAAENKTFYKDAGVDLKGTARGVLNTLSGKGAQGGSTITQQYVKNYYLSQEQTVSRKLKELVISLKLDREKSKDYILAGYINTSYYGRGAYGIQAAAQAYYRVDAEDLSVEQGAYLAALLQAPNQYDWAIASDTGKKLVQQRWNYVLDNMVEQKWLDGAARRGMTFPEPEAPKPAPGMEGQTGYLVEAANYALKERLVAQGAAEDMEQAKALVDLGGYTITLNIDRKKQAALEKSVKAELTSKLDPEKRDVDADVQAGAVSVDPKTGGVLAMYGGVDYVKHFTNNATRDDYQPASTFKPLILAAAVDQDAETQDGVPITANTLYDGTSRRPVMDGDQKVGFAPPNEDDVDYGDITVQEAMNKSVNSVFAQMGIDVGMPQVVKVAGDLGMETEGMEAVPAQTLGSMGASPLEMAGVYATLDNHGKKVTPAVVKSVEHKDRTVEFPEAIGEQVISREAADTVTSVLTGVVDDGTAKRSVRDNPLRDGQQVAGKTGTSDNNKSAWFTGFTPGLVTSVGLFGEDPKTHKQVPMYKAGGVDHRVNGGGFPAEIWAAYTFGVMDEVTEFDLETKQGAAVKPSTSPTVTQSPTRSPTPEETTEESPSDEPTTQEPTSQEPTTEEPSQSPSQSPSGTPSTEPPTGGTSTEPEDPLFPDGDRQER; this is encoded by the coding sequence ATGGGGCGAGCGGAAGAGAGAAGAGCGCGACAGCGCGGTGGCCGCCGCGCGGCGCCGAAACGCCGCCGTTCGTCGGGCGCGGGCGGGAAGAGCGGCATACGCCGGCTGTTCACCTGGAAGAAGATCCTCGGGACCTTCTTCGGCCTGTGCCTGCTCGGCATGGGCGCCTTCATCGTGCTGTACATGGTGATCGACATCCCCGAGGGGAACGCCGACGCCGAGTTGCAGAGCAACGTCTACAAGTACAGCGACGGCACCATCATGGCCCGTGACGGCGAGCGCAACCGCGAGATCGTCGACCTGGCCAGGATCCCCAAGGACGTCCAGCGCACCTTCGTCGCCGCCGAGAACAAGACCTTCTACAAGGACGCCGGAGTCGACCTCAAGGGCACCGCGCGCGGCGTCCTGAACACGCTCTCCGGCAAGGGCGCGCAGGGCGGTTCGACGATCACCCAGCAGTACGTCAAGAACTACTACCTGTCCCAGGAACAGACGGTCTCGCGCAAGCTGAAGGAACTGGTCATCTCCCTGAAGCTGGACCGGGAGAAGTCCAAGGACTACATCCTCGCCGGCTACATCAACACCAGTTACTACGGCCGCGGCGCCTACGGCATCCAGGCCGCCGCCCAGGCCTACTACCGCGTCGACGCCGAGGACCTGTCGGTCGAGCAGGGCGCGTACCTCGCCGCGCTGCTCCAGGCGCCCAACCAGTACGACTGGGCGATCGCCAGCGACACCGGCAAGAAGCTCGTCCAGCAGCGCTGGAACTACGTCCTGGACAACATGGTCGAGCAGAAGTGGCTGGACGGTGCCGCGCGCCGGGGCATGACCTTCCCGGAGCCCGAGGCGCCGAAGCCGGCCCCCGGGATGGAGGGCCAGACCGGGTACCTGGTGGAGGCGGCCAACTACGCGCTCAAGGAGCGGCTCGTCGCGCAGGGCGCGGCCGAGGACATGGAACAGGCCAAGGCCCTGGTCGACCTCGGCGGCTACACCATCACGCTCAACATCGACCGGAAGAAGCAGGCGGCGCTCGAGAAGTCCGTCAAGGCCGAGCTCACCAGCAAGCTCGACCCCGAGAAGCGCGACGTGGACGCCGACGTCCAGGCCGGCGCCGTCTCCGTCGACCCGAAGACGGGCGGGGTCCTGGCCATGTACGGCGGCGTGGACTACGTGAAGCACTTCACCAACAACGCCACCCGCGACGACTACCAGCCCGCCTCCACCTTCAAGCCGCTGATCCTCGCCGCGGCCGTGGACCAGGACGCCGAGACCCAGGACGGCGTGCCGATCACGGCGAACACGCTGTACGACGGCACGAGCAGGCGTCCCGTGATGGACGGCGACCAGAAGGTCGGCTTCGCGCCCCCGAACGAGGACGACGTCGACTACGGCGACATCACCGTCCAGGAGGCGATGAACAAGTCCGTCAACTCCGTCTTCGCGCAGATGGGCATCGACGTCGGCATGCCCCAGGTCGTGAAGGTGGCGGGCGACCTCGGCATGGAGACCGAGGGCATGGAGGCCGTGCCGGCCCAGACCCTGGGCAGCATGGGCGCCAGCCCGCTGGAGATGGCGGGGGTCTACGCCACCCTCGACAACCACGGCAAGAAGGTCACCCCGGCCGTCGTGAAGTCCGTCGAGCACAAGGACCGCACGGTCGAGTTCCCCGAAGCGATCGGCGAGCAGGTCATCAGTCGCGAGGCCGCCGACACCGTGACCTCGGTGCTCACCGGCGTGGTCGACGACGGCACCGCCAAGCGGTCCGTGCGGGACAACCCGCTGCGCGACGGCCAGCAGGTGGCCGGCAAGACGGGTACGTCCGACAACAACAAGTCGGCCTGGTTCACCGGCTTCACCCCCGGCCTGGTCACCTCGGTCGGCCTGTTCGGCGAGGACCCGAAGACCCACAAGCAGGTCCCGATGTACAAGGCGGGCGGCGTCGACCACCGCGTCAACGGCGGTGGCTTCCCCGCGGAGATCTGGGCCGCGTACACCTTCGGCGTCATGGACGAGGTCACCGAGTTCGACCTGGAGACCAAGCAGGGCGCCGCGGTGAAGCCGAGCACCTCTCCGACGGTCACCCAGTCGCCGACCCGGTCGCCGACGCCGGAGGAGACCACCGAGGAGTCGCCCAGCGACGAGCCGACGACCCAGGAGCCCACGTCGCAGGAGCCGACGACGGAGGAACCGTCCCAGTCGCCGTCCCAGTCACCCTCCGGCACCCCGTCCACCGAGCCGCCGACCGGCGGGACGTCCACGGAGCCGGAGGACCCGCTCTTCCCGGACGGGGACCGGCAGGAACGGTAG
- a CDS encoding SpoIIE family protein phosphatase, which translates to MDSTRVTEHPTSFDRPQRGADPADPRGALLRTPVPPRAPGAALPAQGRTGEPPPASGTGAFEHSQPGAEPSVGPEASRPRPAAEGVPLQPGGTPSGPLAPAGPERRGPLPEPERRTGQPTAPGQPTPMRRDGDRLRFVGAATRRIARGMDLDEIVMGLCRATVPTFADAILVYLREPLPVGDERPTGPLVLRLRRTDRIPAERDTESGFTPAAQPEPSELESVGSELCEVRPGSALAEVLRGVRPVFTDGPAALAALPELLGEGEEFAVPDGRRAILAPLRGRRRVIGAALFLRGPERVAFEADDLLVAAQLATHSALGIDKAVLYGREAYIADELQRTMLPENLPRCTGVRLASRYLPAAETARVGGDWYDAIPLPGSRVALVVGDVMGHSMTSAAIMGQLRTTAQTLAGLDLPPQEVLHHLDEQAQRLGTDRMATCLYAVYDPVSHRITIANAGHPPPVLLHLGGRAEVLRVPAGAPIGVGGVDFEAVELDAPAGATLLLYTDGLVESRLRDVWTGIEQLRERLAATAQLTGPDHPPPLEALCDEVLDMLGPGDRDDDIALLAARFDGIAPSDVAYWFLEPEDSAPGRARRLARRALARWGMEDLTDSVELLVSEVVTNAVRYASRPVTLRLLRTDVLRCEVGDDVPQLPRLRQARATDEGGRGLYLVNRLARRWGATRLSTGKVVWFELNRG; encoded by the coding sequence ATGGATTCGACACGCGTGACGGAGCACCCGACCTCCTTCGACCGCCCCCAGAGGGGCGCCGACCCCGCGGATCCCCGCGGGGCGCTCCTGCGTACCCCCGTGCCGCCGCGCGCCCCCGGGGCCGCGTTACCGGCACAGGGGCGCACCGGCGAGCCGCCGCCCGCCTCCGGCACGGGCGCCTTCGAGCACTCCCAGCCGGGCGCCGAGCCGTCCGTCGGGCCCGAGGCCTCCCGTCCGCGGCCCGCCGCCGAGGGCGTCCCCCTCCAGCCGGGCGGCACGCCGTCCGGGCCCCTGGCCCCGGCGGGTCCGGAGCGCCGTGGCCCGCTGCCGGAGCCCGAGCGCCGTACCGGGCAGCCCACCGCGCCCGGGCAGCCCACGCCCATGCGGCGGGACGGGGACCGGCTGCGCTTCGTGGGGGCCGCGACCCGGCGGATCGCCCGGGGCATGGACCTGGACGAGATCGTGATGGGGCTGTGCCGGGCCACCGTGCCTACGTTCGCGGACGCGATCCTCGTGTACCTGCGCGAGCCGCTCCCGGTCGGCGACGAGCGGCCCACCGGCCCCCTGGTGCTGCGGTTGCGGCGCACCGACCGCATACCGGCCGAGCGGGACACCGAGAGCGGGTTCACGCCCGCCGCCCAGCCGGAGCCCTCCGAGCTGGAGTCGGTCGGCTCCGAGCTGTGCGAGGTGCGGCCGGGCAGCGCGCTCGCCGAGGTGCTGCGCGGGGTGCGCCCGGTCTTCACGGACGGCCCCGCCGCCCTCGCCGCCCTGCCGGAACTTCTGGGTGAGGGCGAGGAGTTCGCCGTGCCCGACGGGCGGCGGGCCATCCTCGCGCCGCTGCGCGGCCGGCGCCGGGTGATCGGGGCCGCCCTGTTCCTGCGCGGCCCGGAGCGCGTCGCCTTCGAGGCCGACGACCTGCTGGTCGCCGCCCAGCTGGCCACGCACAGCGCGCTCGGCATCGACAAGGCGGTGCTGTACGGGCGTGAGGCGTACATCGCCGACGAGCTGCAGCGCACGATGCTTCCGGAGAACCTGCCGCGCTGCACCGGCGTGCGGCTGGCCTCCCGCTACCTGCCGGCCGCGGAGACGGCGCGGGTCGGCGGCGACTGGTACGACGCCATCCCGCTGCCCGGCAGCCGCGTCGCGCTGGTCGTCGGCGACGTCATGGGCCACTCCATGACCTCGGCGGCCATCATGGGCCAGCTGCGGACCACGGCGCAGACCCTGGCCGGGCTCGACCTGCCGCCGCAGGAGGTGCTGCACCACCTCGACGAGCAGGCCCAGCGCCTGGGCACCGACCGCATGGCGACCTGCCTGTACGCCGTGTACGACCCGGTGTCGCACCGCATCACCATCGCCAACGCCGGGCACCCGCCGCCCGTGCTGCTGCACCTGGGCGGCCGGGCCGAGGTGCTGCGGGTGCCGGCGGGCGCCCCGATCGGCGTGGGCGGCGTGGACTTCGAGGCGGTGGAGCTGGACGCCCCCGCGGGCGCGACCCTGCTCCTCTACACCGACGGGCTGGTCGAGTCCCGCCTCAGGGACGTCTGGACCGGCATAGAGCAGCTCCGGGAGCGCCTCGCGGCGACCGCGCAGCTCACCGGGCCCGACCACCCGCCGCCCCTGGAAGCCCTGTGCGACGAGGTGCTGGACATGCTCGGGCCGGGCGACCGGGACGACGACATCGCCCTGCTCGCCGCCCGCTTCGACGGCATCGCGCCCAGCGACGTGGCGTACTGGTTCCTGGAGCCCGAGGACTCGGCCCCCGGCCGGGCCCGGCGCCTGGCCCGGCGCGCGCTGGCCCGCTGGGGCATGGAGGACCTCACGGACTCCGTGGAGCTGCTGGTCAGCGAGGTCGTCACCAACGCCGTGCGGTACGCCTCCCGGCCGGTCACCCTGCGGCTGCTGCGCACGGACGTGCTGCGCTGCGAGGTCGGCGACGACGTGCCGCAGCTGCCGCGGCTGCGGCAGGCGCGGGCCACCGACGAGGGCGGGCGCGGGCTGTACCTGGTGAACCGGCTGGCCCGGCGCTGGGGCGCGACGCGGCTGAGCACCGGCAAGGTGGTGTGGTTCGAGCTGAACCGGGGCTGA
- the fomD gene encoding cytidylyl-2-hydroxypropylphosphonate hydrolase, translating to MADGEAVSAAAEAKGPAAPVEFWAPGSQILWRYRENGGPRLHIARPVTVVRDDAELLAVWLAPGTECVKPVLADGTPVHLEPLASRYTKPRTVQRDRWFGTGVLKLARPGEPWSVWLFWDPGWRFKNWYVNLEEPLTRWEGGVDSEDHFLDISVHPDRTWYWRDEDEFAQAQRDRLVDAGLAERVRRAGRAAVAGIRAWGSPYADGWEHWRPDPSWAVPSLPGDWDRTPARVSS from the coding sequence ATGGCAGACGGTGAAGCGGTGAGCGCGGCGGCGGAGGCGAAGGGGCCGGCGGCCCCGGTGGAGTTCTGGGCGCCGGGGAGTCAGATCCTGTGGCGTTACCGGGAGAACGGCGGCCCGCGCCTGCACATCGCCCGCCCCGTCACCGTCGTCCGGGACGACGCCGAGCTGCTCGCCGTGTGGCTGGCGCCCGGCACCGAGTGCGTGAAGCCGGTGCTCGCCGACGGTACGCCCGTGCACCTGGAACCGCTGGCCTCGCGCTACACCAAGCCGCGCACGGTGCAGCGCGACCGGTGGTTCGGCACGGGCGTGCTGAAGCTGGCCCGCCCCGGCGAGCCCTGGTCGGTGTGGCTGTTCTGGGACCCGGGCTGGCGGTTCAAGAACTGGTACGTGAACCTGGAGGAGCCGCTGACCCGTTGGGAGGGCGGCGTCGACTCCGAGGACCACTTCCTGGACATCTCCGTCCACCCGGACCGCACCTGGTACTGGCGGGACGAGGACGAGTTCGCGCAGGCCCAGCGGGACCGGCTGGTGGACGCCGGGCTCGCCGAGCGGGTGCGCAGGGCGGGACGCGCCGCGGTGGCGGGGATCCGTGCCTGGGGCTCCCCCTACGCGGACGGCTGGGAACACTGGCGCCCCGATCCGTCCTGGGCGGTACCGTCACTGCCCGGGGACTGGGACCGCACGCCCGCCCGGGTGTCCTCGTGA
- a CDS encoding class II fumarate hydratase: MADEQDRTEYRTEHDSMGEVRVPAHAKWRAQTQRAVENFPVSGQRIERAHIEALARIKGAAAKVNAELGVLDEDVAEAIRQAAAEVAEGRWDEHFPVDVFQTGSGTSSNMNTNEVLATLATERLGRDVHPNDHVNASQSSNDVFPSSIHIAATAAVTRDLIPALDHLAGALERKAQEFGDVVKSGRTHLMDATPVTLGQEFGGYAAQVRYGVERLEASLPRLAELPLGGTAVGTGINTPPGFSAAVIEEVARATGLPLTEARDHFEAQGARDGIVETSGQLRTIAVGLTKIANDLRWMASGPRTGLAEISLPDLQPGSSIMPGKVNPVIPEAVLMVAAQVTGNDATVAAAGAAGNFELNVMLPVIAKNVLESVRLLANVSRLLADRTVDGIVAHRERAREYAESSPSVVTPLNKYIGYEEAAKVAKKALAERKTIRQVVLEGGYVERGDLTNEQVDEALDVLRMTRP; the protein is encoded by the coding sequence ATGGCCGACGAGCAGGACAGGACCGAGTACCGCACCGAGCACGACTCCATGGGCGAGGTGCGGGTCCCCGCCCACGCCAAGTGGCGCGCCCAGACGCAGCGGGCGGTGGAGAACTTCCCGGTGTCCGGGCAGCGCATCGAACGCGCCCACATCGAGGCGCTCGCGCGGATCAAGGGCGCCGCGGCCAAGGTCAACGCCGAGCTGGGCGTCCTGGACGAGGACGTCGCCGAGGCGATCCGACAGGCGGCGGCCGAGGTCGCCGAGGGCAGGTGGGACGAGCACTTCCCCGTGGACGTGTTCCAGACGGGGTCCGGCACCTCGTCCAACATGAACACCAACGAGGTCCTCGCCACCCTGGCCACCGAGCGCCTCGGCCGCGACGTGCACCCCAACGACCACGTCAACGCCTCCCAGTCGTCCAACGACGTCTTCCCCTCGTCGATCCACATCGCGGCCACCGCGGCGGTCACCCGTGACCTGATCCCGGCCCTCGACCACCTCGCCGGCGCCCTGGAGCGCAAGGCGCAGGAGTTCGGCGACGTCGTGAAGTCCGGGCGTACGCACCTGATGGACGCCACACCCGTCACCCTGGGCCAGGAGTTCGGCGGCTACGCGGCCCAGGTGCGGTACGGCGTCGAGCGGCTCGAGGCCTCGCTCCCCCGGCTCGCCGAGCTGCCGCTGGGCGGCACCGCCGTCGGCACCGGCATCAACACCCCGCCCGGCTTCTCCGCCGCCGTCATCGAGGAGGTGGCCCGTGCGACCGGGCTGCCGCTGACCGAGGCGCGCGACCACTTCGAGGCGCAGGGCGCCCGGGACGGCATCGTGGAGACCAGCGGGCAGCTGCGGACCATCGCCGTCGGCCTGACGAAGATCGCCAACGACCTGCGGTGGATGGCGTCCGGGCCGCGGACCGGGCTCGCGGAGATCTCCCTGCCCGACCTCCAGCCGGGCTCGTCCATCATGCCCGGCAAGGTCAACCCGGTGATCCCCGAGGCGGTCCTCATGGTCGCCGCCCAGGTCACCGGCAACGACGCGACCGTGGCCGCCGCCGGAGCGGCCGGGAACTTCGAACTCAACGTCATGCTGCCGGTCATCGCGAAGAACGTGCTGGAGTCGGTGCGGCTGCTCGCGAACGTCTCACGGCTGCTCGCCGACCGGACCGTGGACGGCATCGTCGCCCACCGCGAACGGGCGCGCGAGTACGCCGAGTCCTCGCCGTCGGTGGTCACGCCGCTCAACAAGTACATCGGGTACGAGGAGGCCGCCAAGGTCGCCAAGAAGGCGCTCGCGGAGCGGAAGACGATCCGTCAGGTCGTGCTGGAGGGCGGGTACGTCGAGCGCGGCGACCTGACGAACGAGCAGGTGGACGAGGCCCTGGACGTGCTGCGGATGACCCGGCCGTGA
- a CDS encoding fumarate hydratase → MPEFAYTDLLPQGEDTTPYRLVTSEGVSTFEADGRTFLKVEPEALRKLAEEAIHDIQHYLRPAHLAQLRRIIDDPEASGNDKFVALDLLKNANIAAAGVLPMCQDTGTAIVMGKRGQNVLTAGGDEQALSRGIYDAYQNLNLRYSQMAPLTMWEEKNTGSNLPAQIELYATDGGAYKFLFMAKGGGSANKSFLYQETKAVLNESSMMKFLEEKIRSLGTAACPPYHLAIVVGGTSAEYALKTAKYASAHYLDEIPAEGSALGHGFRDKDLEEKVFELTQKIGIGAQFGGKYFCHDVRVVRLPRHGASCPVAIAVSCSADRQAVAKITAEGVFLEQLETDPARFLPETTDEQLDADGDVVKIDLNQPMDDILAELTKYPVKTRLSLTGPLVVARDIAHAKIKERLDAGEEMPQYLKDHPVYYAGPAKTPEGYASGSFGPTTAGRMDSYVEQFQAAGGSRVMLAKGNRSKQVTDACDAHGGFYLGSIGGPAARLAQDCIKKVEVVEYEELGMEAVWKIEVEDFPAFIVVDDKGNDFFQDPAPAPTFTSIPVRGPGLA, encoded by the coding sequence ATGCCTGAGTTCGCGTACACCGATCTGCTCCCCCAGGGAGAGGACACCACTCCGTACCGGCTGGTGACCTCCGAGGGCGTCTCCACCTTCGAGGCCGACGGGCGGACCTTCCTCAAGGTGGAGCCCGAGGCGCTGCGCAAGCTGGCCGAAGAGGCGATCCACGACATCCAGCACTACCTGCGCCCGGCCCACCTGGCGCAGCTGCGCCGCATCATCGACGACCCCGAGGCGTCGGGGAACGACAAGTTCGTGGCGCTGGACCTGCTCAAGAACGCGAACATCGCGGCGGCCGGTGTGCTGCCGATGTGCCAGGACACCGGTACGGCGATCGTCATGGGCAAGCGCGGCCAGAACGTGCTGACGGCGGGCGGCGACGAGCAGGCCCTGAGCCGGGGCATCTACGACGCCTACCAGAACCTGAACCTGCGCTACTCGCAGATGGCCCCGCTCACCATGTGGGAGGAGAAGAACACCGGCTCCAACCTCCCCGCCCAGATCGAGCTGTACGCGACCGACGGCGGCGCCTACAAGTTCCTGTTCATGGCCAAGGGCGGCGGCTCGGCCAACAAGAGCTTCCTCTACCAGGAGACGAAGGCCGTCCTGAACGAGTCCTCCATGATGAAGTTCCTGGAGGAGAAGATCCGCTCGCTGGGCACGGCCGCCTGCCCGCCGTACCACCTGGCGATCGTCGTCGGCGGCACGTCGGCCGAGTACGCGCTGAAGACCGCGAAGTACGCCTCCGCGCACTACCTGGACGAGATCCCGGCCGAGGGCTCGGCGCTCGGGCACGGCTTCCGGGACAAGGACCTGGAGGAGAAGGTCTTCGAGCTGACGCAGAAGATCGGCATCGGGGCGCAGTTCGGCGGCAAGTACTTCTGCCACGACGTGCGCGTGGTGCGCCTCCCGCGGCACGGGGCCTCCTGCCCGGTCGCGATCGCCGTGTCCTGCTCCGCCGACCGCCAGGCCGTCGCGAAGATCACCGCCGAGGGCGTCTTCCTGGAGCAGCTGGAGACCGACCCGGCGCGCTTCCTGCCGGAGACCACGGACGAGCAGCTCGACGCCGACGGCGACGTCGTGAAGATCGACCTCAACCAGCCGATGGACGACATCCTCGCCGAGCTGACCAAGTACCCGGTGAAGACCCGGCTCTCCCTCACCGGCCCGCTGGTCGTGGCCCGCGACATCGCGCACGCCAAGATCAAGGAGCGGCTGGACGCGGGCGAGGAGATGCCGCAGTACCTGAAGGACCACCCGGTGTACTACGCCGGCCCGGCCAAGACGCCCGAGGGGTACGCCTCCGGGTCGTTCGGTCCGACCACCGCCGGTCGGATGGACTCCTACGTGGAGCAGTTCCAGGCGGCGGGCGGCTCCCGGGTGATGCTGGCGAAGGGCAACCGGAGCAAGCAGGTCACCGACGCCTGCGACGCGCACGGCGGCTTCTACCTCGGCTCCATCGGCGGCCCGGCGGCCCGGCTCGCCCAGGACTGCATCAAGAAGGTCGAGGTCGTCGAGTACGAGGAGCTCGGCATGGAGGCGGTCTGGAAGATCGAGGTCGAGGACTTCCCGGCGTTCATCGTGGTGGACGACAAGGGCAACGACTTCTTCCAGGACCCCGCGCCGGCGCCCACGTTCACGTCCATTCCGGTACGCGGCCCCGGACTCGCCTGA
- a CDS encoding DUF1707 SHOCT-like domain-containing protein, giving the protein MDLQKHDRPQAAAPRDTSPRDTSPRDTAPRVSELRASDADRDRIADMLREALAEGRLDAHEHAERVEGVLAAKTVGELDVFVRDLPAAHAGRHTAPAPAAPRRPAAGSLPAEPDENVVAVFSSAVRKGRWRASRRIHAYAVFGSVEIDLSEAVFEHQQVVIKAFSVFGSVEVRVPENVSLRGAGGGVLGSFEVDTLDADDADAPVVHVDGWAVLGSIEARPRRGKLVADLLDRVHRKVDKGVRKHG; this is encoded by the coding sequence GTGGACCTTCAGAAGCACGACCGACCGCAGGCGGCGGCACCGCGCGACACGTCACCCCGCGACACGTCACCCCGAGACACCGCACCGCGCGTCTCCGAGCTGCGTGCCTCGGACGCCGACCGTGACCGCATCGCCGACATGCTGCGCGAGGCCCTCGCCGAGGGGCGGCTCGACGCCCATGAGCACGCCGAGCGCGTCGAGGGGGTGCTGGCCGCCAAGACGGTCGGCGAGCTGGACGTCTTCGTGCGGGACCTGCCCGCCGCGCACGCCGGGCGGCACACCGCCCCCGCCCCGGCCGCACCCCGCCGCCCGGCCGCCGGCTCCCTCCCGGCCGAACCCGACGAGAACGTGGTGGCGGTCTTCAGCAGCGCCGTCCGCAAGGGCCGCTGGCGGGCGAGCCGCCGTATCCACGCGTACGCGGTCTTCGGCAGTGTCGAGATCGACCTCAGCGAGGCCGTCTTCGAGCACCAGCAGGTCGTGATCAAGGCGTTCTCCGTCTTCGGCAGCGTCGAGGTGCGCGTCCCGGAGAACGTCTCGCTGCGCGGCGCGGGCGGCGGCGTGCTCGGCAGCTTCGAGGTGGACACCCTCGACGCGGACGACGCCGACGCTCCCGTCGTCCACGTGGACGGCTGGGCGGTGCTGGGCTCGATCGAGGCTCGACCGAGGCGTGGCAAGCTCGTCGCGGACCTCCTGGACCGGGTGCACCGCAAGGTCGACAAGGGTGTGCGCAAGCACGGGTAG
- a CDS encoding WhiB family transcriptional regulator, whose product MLQPPHSSLQVAAVPAQRVPVRDRDQDAPWHTEAVCRRDEAGLFFAPSKEPTAARLSREEAAKRVCARCPVMVECREHALLQPEPYGVWGGLTAAERRVVLARRRRRDLELKKTARTAADRIAAAG is encoded by the coding sequence GTGCTGCAACCGCCGCATTCGTCCCTGCAGGTAGCTGCTGTTCCGGCCCAGCGGGTGCCCGTGCGGGACAGGGACCAAGACGCTCCCTGGCACACCGAGGCGGTGTGCCGGCGCGACGAGGCCGGACTGTTCTTCGCACCGTCCAAGGAACCCACCGCCGCCCGGCTCTCCCGTGAGGAGGCGGCCAAGCGCGTCTGCGCGCGCTGCCCGGTCATGGTCGAGTGCCGTGAGCACGCCCTCCTGCAGCCCGAGCCGTACGGCGTCTGGGGCGGTCTGACCGCCGCCGAACGCCGGGTGGTCCTGGCCAGGCGCCGTCGCCGCGACCTCGAACTGAAGAAGACGGCCCGCACCGCGGCGGACCGCATAGCCGCGGCGGGCTAG
- the glpX gene encoding class II fructose-bisphosphatase: MTEHHLPSELDVPSEAPDRNLALELVRVTEAAAMAAGRWVGRGDKNGADGAAVRAMRTLVSTVSMNGVVVIGEGEKDEAPMLFNGERVGDGTGAEVDIAVDPIDGTTLTANGMTNAIAVLAAAERDSMFDPSAVFYMDKLVTGPEAADFVDINAPVSVNIRRIAKAKRRTPEDVTVVLLDRPRHQGLIKEVRETGARIKLISDGDVAGSILALREGTGIDLLLGVGGTPEGIISACAVKCLGGTIQGKLWPKDDEERQRAVDAGHDLDRVLTTDDLVSGDNVFFVATGITDGELLRGVRYRSETATTDSIVMRSKSGTVRRIDSEHRLSKLRAYSAVDFDRAK; encoded by the coding sequence ATGACCGAGCATCATCTGCCGTCCGAACTGGACGTCCCCTCAGAGGCCCCCGACCGCAACCTCGCCCTGGAGCTCGTCCGGGTCACCGAGGCCGCGGCGATGGCCGCCGGCCGCTGGGTCGGGCGCGGTGACAAGAACGGCGCCGACGGTGCCGCGGTGCGCGCCATGCGCACCCTCGTCTCCACCGTCTCGATGAACGGCGTCGTCGTCATCGGTGAGGGCGAGAAGGACGAGGCCCCGATGCTCTTCAACGGAGAGCGGGTCGGGGACGGCACCGGGGCCGAGGTCGACATCGCCGTCGACCCGATCGACGGCACCACGCTGACCGCCAACGGCATGACCAACGCCATCGCGGTGCTGGCCGCCGCCGAGCGGGATTCCATGTTCGACCCGTCGGCCGTCTTCTACATGGACAAGCTGGTCACCGGGCCGGAGGCCGCCGACTTCGTCGACATCAACGCCCCCGTGTCCGTGAACATCCGCCGGATCGCCAAGGCCAAGCGGCGCACGCCCGAGGACGTCACCGTCGTCCTCCTCGACCGGCCCCGGCACCAGGGGCTCATCAAGGAGGTCCGGGAGACCGGCGCCCGCATCAAGCTGATCTCCGACGGCGACGTGGCCGGCTCCATCCTGGCGCTGCGCGAGGGCACCGGCATCGATCTGCTGCTCGGGGTCGGCGGCACCCCGGAGGGCATCATCTCGGCCTGTGCGGTGAAGTGCCTGGGCGGCACCATCCAGGGCAAGCTGTGGCCCAAGGACGACGAGGAGCGGCAGCGCGCGGTCGACGCCGGCCACGACCTGGACCGGGTGCTGACCACCGACGACCTGGTCTCCGGGGACAACGTCTTCTTCGTCGCGACCGGCATCACCGACGGCGAGCTGCTGCGCGGGGTGCGCTACCGGTCCGAGACGGCCACGACCGACTCCATCGTGATGCGGTCCAAGTCGGGCACGGTGCGCCGGATCGACTCCGAGCACCGGCTGAGCAAGCTGCGGGCCTACAGCGCGGTGGACTTCGACCGGGCGAAGTGA